Sequence from the Mycobacteriales bacterium genome:
CGCCGCCGCCTCCAGCCGTCCGCGCCGGCGGGCGTCCCGGGCGTCGCTGCGGTGGCCGCTGTCGAACGGCAGGAAGCCGATCTCGCCGGCCGCGCCATGTGCGCCGCGGTGCAGCCGGCCACCGAGCACCAGCCCCATCCCGATGCCGGTGCCGACCGAGATGAACGCGAAGTTGTCGACGCCCTGGCCGTGGCCGTGGGTCCGCTCGGCCAGCGCCGCGGCGTTCACGTCGTTCTCCAGCATGAGCGACGGGCCGAACGCCGCGCGCAGCGAGGCCAGCACCGCCGGCTCGTCCCAGCCCGGCAGCGAGCCGGCCAGGCCGAGCGCGTCCCGGCTCGGGTCGTACACGCCGGGACTGCCGAGCACGGTCTGGGTGACGTCGCCGGCCCGTACGCCGGCGTCGGCGAGCAGTGACGTGGCCAGCTGCCGCAGCTCCCGGACCCGGTCCTGGCCCCGGGAGGCCGAGGATCGCAGGGCCGAGCGGGTCCGGACCGATCCGGACAGGTCGCCGATGGCGCCGCGGAGGAACTCGCTGCCGGCGTCGAGGGCGAGCACGAACCCGGCCTCGGGCCGGACCTGGTAGAGCAGGGCGGCCGGGCCCGGCACTCCCGTACGTACGCCGGTGGTGCGGACCAGCCCGGCCCGTTCGAGGTTGGCGAGAGTCAGCGACACCGTCGGCTTGGACAGCCGGGACATCCGCGCCAGGTCGGCCCGGGACGCCTCGCCCCCGTGCCGGAGGTGGTCGAGCAGGAGCTTCTCGTTCATCGCCCGCATCAGCTGCGGGCCCGCGGGCGAGCCACCCCCGATGGCCACCGTCACGTCCGGACCTCCACGGATGCAGGCCGGCACGAGCGGTCGGCAGCCAGGGTCTTGCGCCCCGGTTAATTGGAAGTCTAGTTTCCTAACAACCAGGTCGTCCAGGGACGGGAGGTCGCAGATGCCTCCGCCGGCCGTGCTGGGATTCGACTTCGGTGGCACCAAGATCGCCACGGCGGTGTGTGACGCCGCCGGGACGCGGCTGGGGTCCGGGACGATCGAGACCCGGCCGGAGGCGGGCGCCCTCGCCAGCCTGGAGCGCGGGATCGAGGCCGGCCGCCGGTTACTGGCCACGGCGGCGTCCGGCCACCGGCTGGTCGCGGTCGGCGCGTCGACGCTGGGCATCCCGTCCGACGACGGTGTCCACCTCGCCCCGGCCATTCCGGGCTGGGGCGACATCCGGCTCGGCGCCGAGCTGCGGCAGGCGTTCGACGGGGCCGAGGTCAGGCTGGCGACCGACGTCAAGGCCGCCGCCCGGGCCGAGCTGGAGTGGGGCGCGCTGGCCGGCTGCGATCCCGGGATCTACGTCAACCTCGGCACCGGGCTGGCGGTCGCGATCGTCGCCAACGGCGCGGTGCTGGCCGGCCGGCACGGCGCCGCCGGGGAGATCGGCTACAACCTGCGGGGGTGGCCGGACGTCGGGCTGCCGGTGACCGCCCGTGTCCCGCTGGAGGACGCGGTGAGCGGCAAAGCCCTGCTGCGGCGGGCTTCCCGACTCCGGCCCGACCTGGCCGGCGCGGCGGCGGTGTTCGCCGGCGCGGCCCAGGACCGGGGGATCGCCCGGCTGCTGGCCGACTTCGTCCGGGAGCTGGCGTACCACCTGGCCAACCTCGCGATCGCGATCGACCCGGTCCGGATCGTGGTCGGCGGCGGGATGGTGCGGGCCTGGGACCAGCTCGTCGGCGGGCTGCGGGCGGCGCTCGACGCCGCGGTTCCGTACCCGCCGGAGCTGGTCCGCGCCCGTTTCCCGTACGACGCGCCGTTGATGGGCGCGCTCGCGCTCGGCACGGCCGCGGCCCGCGATGTGCTCGGGACGACCCAGCTGGAGAAGGGACTGTCAGGATGAGGCGCACCATGATCGCGGCTGCGGTCGCCGTGTCGGCGAGCCTGCTCGCGGCCGGCTGCAGCGGGTCGACGACCACCACCACCACCGACAACGGCACGGGGTCCGGGACCAAGGAGGCCGGCAGCACCGACAAGGCCAGCCACCAGCAGGGCGGCTCGCTCACCATCGCCAACGTCCAGGGCCAGACCTGGACCTGCCAGTTCAACCCGTTCAACCCCGCGGTGAACTCGGTCGCGCTCGGCTTCGTCTACGAGCCGCTGGTGTACGTCAACCTGCTGCAGGACCAGAAGGAGACGCCGATGCTGGCGTCCTCGTACCAGTGGGCGGCGGACAAGAAGTCGATCGTCTTCACCGTCCGCAGCGGCGTGAAGTGGAGCGACGGTCAGCCTTTCACGGCCGAGGACGTCGCCTACACCTTCGACGTCATGAAGCGGGTCCCCTCGACGGATCTCTACTCGCTGTGGACCGGTGCCGGACTGAAGAGCGTCACCGCCGCCGGCGACAAGGTCACCCTGACCTTCGGTCAGGCCGCCGGGCCGTACTTCTTCAACTTCGCCAACCAGGTCGGCATCGTGCCCAAGCACGTCTTCTCGACCGGCCCGGCCGCGGAGCACCCGGACACCTGGGCCGACCCGAAGCCGGTGGGCACGGGACCGTACACAGTGGACCCCTGCTCGGCCAACAACATCCAGTACGTCGCGAACCCGGGCTACTGGCAGCCGGGCAAGCCGTACCTGAGCAAGCTGCAGTATCCGGCCTACCTCGACAATGGCCCGGCGAACCTCGACCTCGCCGGGGGGAAGGCCCAGTGGGGCAGCCAGTTCATCCCGAACATCGCGGCGCTCTACCTGAACAAGTCCAAGGAGAACCACACCTGGTCGCCGCCGGTGACCAACGTCGGGATCGTGCCCAACCTGGATCCGTCCCGCCCGGCCACCAGCAAGCTCGCGGTACGGCAGGCGATCGCGCTGGCGATCGACCGGCAGCGGATCGCGCTCATCGGGGAGGGCGGGCAGCAGCCGGCCGCCAACCAGACCGGGATCGTGGTGCCGACGTTCCAGAAGTACTACGACCGGGCCGCGGTCGCGGCGGCCGGCTACGACAAGCCGAACCCGGACAAGGCCAAGGGCCTGCTCGCCGGTCTCGGCTACACCGAGGCCAACCCGCTGAAGCTGACGATCATCACGATCACCGGCTACACCGACTGGGACGCCTCGCTGGCGGTGGTCAAGCAGCAGCTGAAGCCCGTCGGCATCGACCTCACCGTCTCCGACCTGGCCCAGCAGACCTTCGACGACCGGCTCTACAACGGCGACTTCGACCTCGCCTACTACGGCCAGGCCGGTGGCCCGACGCCGTACTACGAGCTGCGGCAGATGCTCTACTCGAAGAACTCCGCCCCCATCGGCAAGCCGGCCAGCTTCAACTACGGCCGCTACCTCGATCCCGAGGTCGACGCGCTGTTCGACCAGTACCCGGCGGCGGACGACGCCGGCCAGGTCGACATCGTGAAGAAGGTCGGCGCGGCGATGCTGCGGGACATCCCGATCATCCCGACCACCGAGTCGGTCAACTGGTTCCAGTACAACACCGCGGACATCGCGGGCTGGCCGACGGAGAGCGACCCGTACGCGCAGCCGGCCGCGTTCAACGTCCCGGACGTGGAGCAGCTCCTGCTGCACCTCTACTCGAAGTCCGCGCAGAAGTAGGCGGGGCCTCGTGCGGTACGTCCTGCGGCGGCTGGGGTTCTTCGTGCTCACCCTGTGGGCGGCGCTCACGCTGAACTTCTTCATCCCCCGCTTCATGCCGGGCAGCCCGCTGCAGGCGCTGCGCGACCGTACGCACAACAGGCTGTCGCCGGCGGCGCTGGAGCAGATGCTCACCTCGTACGGGTTCAAGCCGGACGAGAACCTCTTCGTGCAGTACCTGGACTACCTGCGGAACATGGTCACCGGGCGGTGGGGCATCTCCATCGGCGCCACCCTCGGCGAGCCGGTGACCAAGGTGGTCGGTCAGGCGCTGCCGTGGACGCTCGGGCTGGTCGGGATCACCACGGTCCTGGCCTTCGCCCTCGGCTCCCTGATCGGCGTCGTCGCCGGGTGGCGGCGCGGCGGCCGGCTCGACTCCCTGCTGCCGCCGGTCTTCGTCGTCACCTCGGCCCTGCCGTACTTCTGGGTCGGGCTGCTGCTCATCCTGACCTTCTCGGTGTGGACGGGCGGGCTGCTGCCCAGCGACTTCAACTACGACAGCGGGCTGCAGCCGTCGCTGACGCCCGGGTTCGCGGCCAACGTGCTCGCCCACGCGGTGCTGCCGGCGGCCACGATCCTCATCACCTCGATCGGCGGCTGGATCCTGACCATGCGGAACAACATGATCACCACGCTGGCCGAGGACTACGTCCGGATGGGACGGGCCAAGGGCCTGTCCAACCGGCGGATCATGACCACGTACGCGGCCCGCAACGCGATGCTGCCCAACCTGTCCGGCTTCGCGATGTCGCTGGGCTTCGTGATCTCCGGCGCGATCCTGGTCGAGTACGTCTTCAACTACCCCGGGCTCGGCTACCTGCTCTACAACGCCGTGCAGAACACCGACTACCCGCTCATGCAGGCGTTGTTCATGTTGTTCACCGTGGCCGTGCTGGTGTCCGTACTGGTCTGCGACTTCGCGACGGCGTGGCTCGACCCGCGGGCCCGGGCGAAGGGATAGCCGCCGATGACCGCGCTGCTGCTGGACACCAGCACGCCGACCGGCCCACGGGCGCCGACCCGGCGCCGCGGCAGTGGCATCTGGGCCGCGCTGCGGGGCAGCCGCAAGGCGATGCTGGGGCTGGCGATCTTCGCGGTCTTCGCGGTGCTGGCCGCGGTTCCGCAGCTGTTCACCTCGGTCCGGGACCCGAACGAGCTGGCGTTCGCGCCGGGTCTGGGCTCGTCCCGGCAGCACCTGCTCGGCACCACCACGCTCGGCCAGGACATCTTCGCCCAGCTCGTCTACGGCACCCGGCAGTCGCTCGTGATCGCCCTGGTGGCCGGCTTCTTCGCGACCGTCCTGTCCGTACTGGTCGGGGTGTCGGCGGCCTACCTCGGCGGGGTGGCGGACGAGGTGCTGTCGCTGGTGACCAACGTGTTCCTGGTCATCCCGACGTTCCCGCTGATCATCATCCTGGCCACGTACGCCGGGAAGGGCACGCTGCTGGTCGTCCTGATCGTGCTGGTCGTCACCGGCTGGTCGTACGGGGCGAACCAGCTGCGGGCGCAGACGCTGTCGCTGCGCAACCGGGACTTCCTGGAGGCGGCCCGGGTCCGGGGCGAGCGGCGGTCGTACATCATCGTGGTCGAGGTGCTGCCGACGATGACGTCGCTGATCGTCGCGAACTTCCTCGGCGCCGCGCTCTACTCCGTGCTGACCGCGGCCGGGCTGCAGTTCCTCGGGCTCGGCGACCCCAACTCGATCAGCTGGGGCACGATGCTCTACTGGGCCCAGAGCCAGCAGGCGCTGCAGACCGGCCTGCCGCAGTGGTCGATCGCCCCCGGCCTCTGCGTCGCCCTGCTCGGCGCGTCCTTCGCCCTGCTGAACTACGCCTTCGACGAGATCAGCAACCCGGCCCTGCGTCCGGTGAGGAGGCAGCGTGCCCGCCGTACCCGTGCTTGAGGTCCGCGATCTCCGGGTCGAGTACGCCACCGCCCGGGGCCCGGTCGCCGCGGTCCTGGACGTGGCTCTCGACGTGGCCGAGGGCGAGTTCGTCGGCGTCGTCGGCGAGTCCGGGTGCGGCAAGTCCACCCTGCTGTTCGCCATCGCCCAGCTGCTGAGCCCGCCGGCGGCGATCACCGCCGGCAGCGTCGTCTTCCGCGGGCAGAACCTGGTCACCATGACCGACCGGCAGCTGCGGGCGCTGCGCTGGCGGGACTACTCGGTCGTCATGCAGAGCGCGATGAACGCGCTGAACCCGGTCACCTCGATCGGCGCCCAGTTCGAGGACGCGCTCACGGCGCACTCGGACCTGCCGGCCCGGCAGGTCACCGAGCGCTCGGTCGAGGTGCTCCGGCTGGTCGGCATCGACCCGGTCCACCTCGGCAGCTACCCGCACCAGCTCTCCGGCGGCATGCGGCAGCGGGCGATGATCGCGATGGCGCTGCTGTTCACGCCGGACCTGGTCATCATGGACGAGCCGACCTCCGCCCTGGACGTCGTCGCCCAGCGCTCGCTCATGGTCCAGATCAAGGAACTCCAGCAACGGCTGGGTTTCGCGGTCGTCTTCGTCACCCACGACATGTCGCTGGTCAGCCACTTCTCCGACCGGCTGCTGGTGATGTACGCGGGCGAGGTGGTGGAGTCCGGTCCGACCCGGACGGTCTTCGACACCCCGGCCCACCCGTACAGCCGGGGGCTGCTGGACGCGTTCCCGTCGATCCGGGGTCCGCGGGTGCCGCTGACCGGCATCCCCGGCAGCCCGCCGGACCTGGCCCAGCCGCCGCCGGGGTGCCGGTTCCAGCCCCGCTGCCCGGTCGCGTTCGCCGACTGCGAGCGGATCGAGCCGAAGCTGTATCCGGTGGGCGCGGCCCGGGCCCGGTGCCTGCTGCACGCGCCGGGCCGCGCGCTGGTCCACAATGGACCGGAGGCCGGTCCGTGACCGCGCCGCTGATCGAGGCCACCGGGCTGACCAAGCACTTCAAGGTCGGTGGCGCGCTGTCGCGGCGGCGGCTGCACGCGGTCGACGAGGTGGACCTGGCCATCGAACCGCGGGAGATCGTCGCCCTGGTCGGCGAGAGCGGCAGCGGCAAGAGCACGATCGCGCGGCTGCTGGCGAAGGTGCACCGGCCGACCGCGGGGGAGATCCGCTACCAGGGCACGTCGCTGGCGGCGATGAAGACCCGGCGGCAGACCCTGGCCTACCGCGGCGACGTGCCGATGGTGTTCCAGGACCCGTTCAGCTCGCTCAACCCGGCGTACCGGGTGTCGCACGGGATCCTGCGCGGCCTGATCCTGCACCGGCCCGAGCTCGACCGGGCCCAGCGCGCGGCCGAGGCCGAGCGGGTGGTCGACGCGGTCGGGCTCACCCCGGCGGCGACGGTCCTGGACCGCTACCCGTACGAGCTGTCCGGCGGGCAGCGGCAGCGGATCGGCTTCGCGCAGGCCCTGGCCTACCGGCCGAAGCTGATCCTCGCCGACGAGCCGGTGTCCATGTTGGACGTGTCCATCCGGATAGGACTGCTGAACCTGATGGCGGGGCTGCGGGAGCGGGAGGGCGTCTCGTTCCTCTACATCACCCACGACATCGCCAGCGCCCGCTACGTGTCCGACCGGCTGATCGTGATGTACGCCGGCCACGTGGTCGAGTCCGGGCCTACCGAGACGGTGCTCGCCGACCCGAAACACCCGTACACGCAGCTGTTGCTGTCGGCGGTGCCCGATCCGCGGGCGCCGCTGGACGTCGGCGCGGAGACCGACCGGGGGGAGCCGCCGCAGGTGATCGACCCGCGGCCGGGCTGCCGGTTCCGGCAACGGTGCCCGCTGGCGGTCGAGGAGTGCGGCCGGGTGACGCCGCGGCCGCGGGAGCTCGGGCCCGCGCACCAGGCCGCCTGCCACGTGGCGATGGCGTCACCGGCGTCACCGGCGTCATCGGTGGAAGCGGGGCCGGGGTGAAGATCGCGGTGGTCGGGGGCGGGAGTACGTACACGCCCGAGCTGATCGAGGGGTTCGCCCGCCGGGCGGCGGTCCTGCCGGTGGACGAGCTGGTGCTGCACGACGTGGCGGCGGACCGGCTCGACGTCGTCGGCGGCCTGGCCCGCCGGATCCTGGACCGGCACGGCGTCGGCGGGCTCCGCACCACGACCTCGCTCGAGTCCGCTGTGGACGGTGCCGCCGCGGTGCTGGTCCAGCTGCGGGTGGGCGGCCAGCGCACCCGGCTGGTGGACGAGACGCTGCCGGGCCGGTTCGGACTGCTGGGCCAGGAGACGACCGGGCCGGGCGGGTTCGCCAAGGCGCTGCGGACCGTCCCGGTCGTGCTCGACATCGCCGAGCTGGTGGCGGAGCGGGCGCGGGCGGGGGCGTGGATCGTCGACTTCACCAATCCCGTCGGCATCGTCACCCGCGCGCTGCTCGACGCCGGGCACCGGGCGGTCGGCCTCTGCAACGTCGCCATCGGCTTCCAGCGCCGGCTGGCCGCACGTTTCGGCGTCGAGCCGGACCGGATCCGGCTCGACCACGCCGGCCTCAACCACCTGTCCTGGATCCGCCGGGTGCTGGTGGACGGGGTGGACCGACTGCCCGAGCTGCTGGCCGGCGCCGCTGCCGCGGACCTGGCCGCCGAGACCGAGATCCCGGCCGAGCTGCTGCGCACCCTGGGCGCGATCCCGTCGTACTACCTGCACTACTTCTACTGCACCGACCGCGCGGTCCGGGCCCAGGCCACCGGCCCGCAGCGGGCGGAGGAGGTGCTGGAGATCGAGCGCACGCTGCTGCGGATGTACGCCGACCCGGCGCTCGACACCAAGCCTGCGCTGCTGGAGCAACGCGGCGGCGCGTACTACAGCGAGGCGGCCGCGGCCCTGGTGACGTCGCTGCTGACCGGCGACGGCGCCCACCACTACGTGGACGTACGGAACGACGGCACGATCGCCGGCCTGCCCGACGAGGCGGTGGTCGAGGTGCCCGCGACCGTCGACCAGGACGGCGCCCACCCGGTGGCGGTCCCACCGCTGGCGCCGGAGCTGCTCGGCCTCGTCCAGGCGGTGACCGCGTACGAGGTCCTCACCATCGAGGCGGCCCGGACCGGCGACCGGGCGGTGGCGCTGCGGGCGTTGCTGGCCAACCCGCTGGTCCGGCAGTGGGACGTCGCGGTGCCGCTGCTGGACGCGCTGCTGGAGGCGAACCGCGCTCTCCTGCCGAGGTTCTCCCTTGCCTGACGTCGTCCTCGGCATCGACGGGGGCAACTCCAAGACGGACGTGGTGGCCGCGTCCACCTCGGGGCGCGTCCTGGCCCGCCGGCGCGGTGCCGGGGTGGTGTCGCCGCTGGCCGACCCGGCGGCCTGGCGCGAGCAGCTGGCCGCGCTGGTCGCGGACACGCTGCGGGACGCCGGCGCCGGCCAGGCCCGCTGCGCGGCGTACTACCTGGCCAACGTCGACCTCCCGGTCGAGCTCCGGATCGCCCGGCGCGAGCTGGAGCGGATGGGGCTGGCCGCGGAGACCGTGGTGTGCAACGACACGCTGGCGGTGCTGCGGGCCGGGGCGTCGCGGCCCTGGGGCGTCGCGGTGGTGTCCGGCGCCGGCATCAACGCGGTCGGCGTGCACCCGTCCGGGCGTACCGCCGGCTTCCTGGCGCTCGGCGACTACAGCGGCGACACCGGCGGCGGGATCAGCATCGGCGTGCAGGGGCTGGCCGCCGCGATGCGGGCCTGGGACGGGCGGGGACCGGCGACCGCGCTGACCGCCACGCTGCCGGTGAGGCTGGGGATGCGGCGACCGCGGGAGATCGCGGTGGCCGTGCACTCCGGCGCCCTCCGGTACGACGACCTGCACCTGCTCGCCCCGGCCGTGTTCGCCGCGGCCGGGTCCGACGGGGTCGCGGCCGGGATCGTGGCCGGGTTCGCGGATGAGGTCGCGGTGATGGCGACCACGCTGATCCGGCGGCTGCGCCTGGCCCGGACCGACGTCGAGGTGGTCCTGGGCGGCGGCACCCTGCAGGCCGGCGACGGCGCGGTGCTGGACCGGATCGGCACCCGGGTCACCGCGGTCGCGCCGCGGGCCCGGGTCTGCGTGCTGGACGTGGCCCCCGTCTTCGGTGCGCTGGTCGACGCCTGGTCCCGGGCCGGGGCGCCCGCGGCCGCGCTGCGCCGGCTCAGGGGGCAGTTGCCGGCCCGATGACCAGGCCGATCCGGCCGAGGTGGTTCAGGTCGCCGGACCGGGTGAAGAGGTGGTGCAGGACCGGGTCGGTGAGGATTGTCCTGCCGTCTCGCAGGACGGTGAGAGTGTTGGCGGCTACCCGGTAGACGAAGGTGTGGCCGTCGACCGTGCGGTGCGCTTCGTAGCCGCCGGGGATCGGGGTGGCCGGGATGGTGACCGTCTGGGTGGCGGCGGCCTTGCTGGCGCCGTGGTAGTAGAGCGCGCCGGTGGTGGTGCGGCAGTAGTAGACGCGGAAGCGCTTCGTCTCGTAGCCGGCGACGAGCACCGCGTTCCGGCCATCCGGGAGGGTCGCGGCGACCGGGCACGGGCGGGCGGCCGGCGGCTTCGTGGTGGGGACCACGGAGGGCGAGGGCGCAGCCGACGGGGCGGTCTCGCCCGGTACGGGGAGGCCGGAGGCCTGGGCCGGGAGTTGGGCCGGGTCCGGGCTCCCGCGTCCTGTCGTGGTGTTCGCGCCGCACGCCACCAAACCGGCGAGGAACGGTGCCAGCAGCACCGTCCTGCGGCGACGAGGACCGATGGACACCGCGTCATACTCCCCCAGCCCCGCCGGAAATGGGCTCGGACCGTAGGGTGGAGCGGTGCTTGCGCGCCGTACTGAGGAGATGCAGCCGTGATCCGCACGCATGAGGCGGGGACGCTTCGGGCCGGGATGGCCGGGGAGACTGTCACGTTGGCCGGGTGGGTGGCCCGGCGGCGGGACCACGGCGGGGTGATCTTCGTCGATCTCCGGGACGCGTCCGGGGTGGCGCAGGTCGTCTTCCGCGAGGGCGAGATGGCGGCCGTGGCGCACCAGCTGCGGGCCGAGTTCTGTGTCGCGATCACCGGCACGGTGGGGCGGCGGCCGGAGGGCAACACCAATCCGGAGCTGCCGACCGGCGAGGTCGAGGTGACCGCGACCCGGCTCGAGGTGCTCAGCGAGGCGGCGCCGCTGCCGTTCCCGATCGACGACGCGCGCGGGGGCGCCGGCGAGGTCGGCGAGGAGGCGCGGCTCAAGTGGCGCTATCTCGACCTGCGCCGGTCGGGGCCGTCGGCGGCGCTGCGGATGCGCTCGGAAGCCAGCCGGCTCGCCCGGGAGGTGCTCGCGGATCGCCGGTTCGTCGAGGTGGAGACGCCGGACCTGACCCGGTCGACGCCGGAGGGGGCGCGCGACTTCCTGGTCCCGGTGCGGCTGCAGCCCGGCAACTGGTACGCGCTGCCCCAGTCCCCGCAGCTGTTCAAGCAGCTGCTCATGGTCGCGGGCATGGAGCGCTACTACCAGCTCGCCCGCTGTTTCCGGGACGAGGACCTGCGCGCCGACCGGCAGCCGGAGTTCACGCAGCTCGACGTCGAGATGTCGTTCGTGGACGTCGAGGACATCGTCGAGCTCACCGAAGAGGTGGTGGCGCGGATCTGGTCCGAGCTGGCCGGCTTCGACCTGCCCCGGCCGGTGCGGCGGATGCCGTACGGAGAGGCGCTGGCCCGGTACGGCTCGGACCGGCCGGACCTGCGCTTCGGCGTCGAGCTGACCGAGCTGACCGGCTACTTCGCCGGCACCGAGTTCCGGGTCTTCCAGGCGCCGTACGTCGGCGCCGTCGTGATGCCGGGCGGTGCGTCCCAGTCGCGGCGGGAGTTCGACGCCTGGCAGGAATGGGCGCGTTCCCGCGGCGCCCGCGGGCTGGCGTACGCGGCCTTCGACGCGGAGACCGGCGAGGCGCGCGGGCCGATCGTGCGCAACCTCTCGCCCGAGCATCTCGCCGGGCTGGCCGAGGCGGCCGGGGCGGGCAACGGCGACGCGGTGTTCTTCGCCGCGGGTGAGCCGGCCGACGCGCGGGCGCTGCTCGGCGCGACCCGGCAGGAGATCGGCCGCCGGTGCGGGCTCATCGACGAGTCGCGCTGGGAGTTCGTCTGGGTGGTCGATTTCCCCATGTTCGAGCCGGTACGCGACGACGACGGCCGGCAGACCGGCTGGACCGCCGTGCACCACCCGTTCACCGCACCCTCCCCGGAGTGGGCCGATCGCTTCGACACCGAGCCGGAGCACGCGCTGGCCCAGGCGTACGACATCGTCGTCAACGGCGTCGAGCTCGGCGGCGGGTCGATCCGTATCCACCGGGCCGACCTGCAGCAGCGCGTCTTCGACCGGATCGGGTTGAGCAAGGACGAGGCCGAGGGGAAGTTCGGCTTCCTGCTGGAGGCCTTCCAGTACGGGCCGCCGCCGCACGGCGGCATCGCGCTCGGCTGGGACCGGCTCTGCGCGCTGCTGGCCGGCGTGGACTCGATCCGCGAGGTGATCGCCTTCCCGAAGACGGCCTCCGGTGGGGATCCGCTGACGGGCGCCCCGACCCCGGTGAGCATCGACCAGCTGCGCGAGGCCGGCGTGCTCGCCCGCCCCGCCAAGGCCGAACCCGCCTCCGGCTGAACCGAGGGCCGAGCCGGCCGCTCAGAAGTCGACGCGTTCCGCCGCACGGCGGTCGCCATGCCGGGTGCCGGCTGGAGGAACGCCGAATGCCGGGTCGTACGGTCGGGGCGTGTCGGTCGAGCCGGGGTTGTGTGGGTCGTGCCGGTTCGCGCGGTGGAATGAGACGCGGCGGGGGACGGTGTATGTGCGCTGCACCCGGCCGGAGCTGGTGAGGTATCCGCGGCTGCCGCGGGTGAGCTGTGCGGGCTATGAGGAGGAGATCGTGGCGAAGGCGTACTGGATCAACATGGTCATCGCGATCCACGACCAGGCCAAGCTGGACGCGTACGTCGCGCTGGCCGGGCCGGCGATGGAGGCGGCCGGTGGCCGGTTCCTGGCCCGGGGCGTGCCGGCGGCGGCGTTCGAGCGCGGGACGACCGAGCGGACCACGCTGATCGAGTTCGGCAGCGTGGACGAGGCGGTGGCGGCGTACCACAGCGCTGCCTACCAGGAAGCGTTGCGCGCGCTCGACGGCGGCGTCGACCGCGAGATCCGCATCATCGAGGCGATCGACTGATCCCCCGCCGCCGCGGCGGGAGGTGGATCACCAGGCCCGCATCGAGCGCCGCGGCCGGCTCGATCCGTACCGCCGGCTCGACTGGCGGCGCCGGCTCGACCTGTACGACTGGCCCGGTCTCCGCTGCCGGTTCGGGTTGCGGTGCCGGGTCGGTCTTGGTCGGCGGTGGCTCAGCGGGGCTGCCGTCGGACGCGCGGAGCAGGGGGATTCCGGCGCCGACGTGCACCAGCAGGGGAGGACGGATCTCACCCTTCCGCTCGGCCACCTTCCGCTCCTCCAGAGCGAGGGTGGCCTTGACCGTGCACGATCCGCCGGTGAGCGCGACCAGCCGGCCGCCGCGTACGGTCGCGGCCAGCCCGCGGACGGTGAACTCGACCGTCAGCTCGACGTGCAGGGTGGCCAGCCGCATCTCCCGGACCAGCAGGTCGACCGAGGGCTGCTGGCGCACGGTCACCGTGTGCTCGGCCAGGCTGACGACCTCGGACGTGCCGGGCTGGTCGCGAGTGCGGCGGGCGGCCGCGGTGAGCACCGTCCACTTGCGCCAGCCGGTCAGCAGCAGCTGACCCAGGTCGAGGTCGAGCAGGCCCTGGACGGAGCGGGC
This genomic interval carries:
- a CDS encoding ROK family protein is translated as MPPPAVLGFDFGGTKIATAVCDAAGTRLGSGTIETRPEAGALASLERGIEAGRRLLATAASGHRLVAVGASTLGIPSDDGVHLAPAIPGWGDIRLGAELRQAFDGAEVRLATDVKAAARAELEWGALAGCDPGIYVNLGTGLAVAIVANGAVLAGRHGAAGEIGYNLRGWPDVGLPVTARVPLEDAVSGKALLRRASRLRPDLAGAAAVFAGAAQDRGIARLLADFVRELAYHLANLAIAIDPVRIVVGGGMVRAWDQLVGGLRAALDAAVPYPPELVRARFPYDAPLMGALALGTAAARDVLGTTQLEKGLSG
- a CDS encoding ABC transporter substrate-binding protein, which encodes MRRTMIAAAVAVSASLLAAGCSGSTTTTTTDNGTGSGTKEAGSTDKASHQQGGSLTIANVQGQTWTCQFNPFNPAVNSVALGFVYEPLVYVNLLQDQKETPMLASSYQWAADKKSIVFTVRSGVKWSDGQPFTAEDVAYTFDVMKRVPSTDLYSLWTGAGLKSVTAAGDKVTLTFGQAAGPYFFNFANQVGIVPKHVFSTGPAAEHPDTWADPKPVGTGPYTVDPCSANNIQYVANPGYWQPGKPYLSKLQYPAYLDNGPANLDLAGGKAQWGSQFIPNIAALYLNKSKENHTWSPPVTNVGIVPNLDPSRPATSKLAVRQAIALAIDRQRIALIGEGGQQPAANQTGIVVPTFQKYYDRAAVAAAGYDKPNPDKAKGLLAGLGYTEANPLKLTIITITGYTDWDASLAVVKQQLKPVGIDLTVSDLAQQTFDDRLYNGDFDLAYYGQAGGPTPYYELRQMLYSKNSAPIGKPASFNYGRYLDPEVDALFDQYPAADDAGQVDIVKKVGAAMLRDIPIIPTTESVNWFQYNTADIAGWPTESDPYAQPAAFNVPDVEQLLLHLYSKSAQK
- a CDS encoding ABC transporter ATP-binding protein yields the protein MPAVPVLEVRDLRVEYATARGPVAAVLDVALDVAEGEFVGVVGESGCGKSTLLFAIAQLLSPPAAITAGSVVFRGQNLVTMTDRQLRALRWRDYSVVMQSAMNALNPVTSIGAQFEDALTAHSDLPARQVTERSVEVLRLVGIDPVHLGSYPHQLSGGMRQRAMIAMALLFTPDLVIMDEPTSALDVVAQRSLMVQIKELQQRLGFAVVFVTHDMSLVSHFSDRLLVMYAGEVVESGPTRTVFDTPAHPYSRGLLDAFPSIRGPRVPLTGIPGSPPDLAQPPPGCRFQPRCPVAFADCERIEPKLYPVGAARARCLLHAPGRALVHNGPEAGP
- a CDS encoding ABC transporter permease yields the protein MRYVLRRLGFFVLTLWAALTLNFFIPRFMPGSPLQALRDRTHNRLSPAALEQMLTSYGFKPDENLFVQYLDYLRNMVTGRWGISIGATLGEPVTKVVGQALPWTLGLVGITTVLAFALGSLIGVVAGWRRGGRLDSLLPPVFVVTSALPYFWVGLLLILTFSVWTGGLLPSDFNYDSGLQPSLTPGFAANVLAHAVLPAATILITSIGGWILTMRNNMITTLAEDYVRMGRAKGLSNRRIMTTYAARNAMLPNLSGFAMSLGFVISGAILVEYVFNYPGLGYLLYNAVQNTDYPLMQALFMLFTVAVLVSVLVCDFATAWLDPRARAKG
- a CDS encoding ROK family protein, translated to MTVAIGGGSPAGPQLMRAMNEKLLLDHLRHGGEASRADLARMSRLSKPTVSLTLANLERAGLVRTTGVRTGVPGPAALLYQVRPEAGFVLALDAGSEFLRGAIGDLSGSVRTRSALRSSASRGQDRVRELRQLATSLLADAGVRAGDVTQTVLGSPGVYDPSRDALGLAGSLPGWDEPAVLASLRAAFGPSLMLENDVNAAALAERTHGHGQGVDNFAFISVGTGIGMGLVLGGRLHRGAHGAAGEIGFLPFDSGHRSDARDARRRGRLEAAASAAGIVRAARRLGMRGSVTAHRVFAAAGDGDERAVTVVAEEAALVAKAVGAVIAVADPELIVLGGGVGQAAGFLDAVAAEVARFAPVRPELRVSALGTHAVVDGCLAAGLDRAWETVMTTLLTA
- a CDS encoding ABC transporter permease, giving the protein MTALLLDTSTPTGPRAPTRRRGSGIWAALRGSRKAMLGLAIFAVFAVLAAVPQLFTSVRDPNELAFAPGLGSSRQHLLGTTTLGQDIFAQLVYGTRQSLVIALVAGFFATVLSVLVGVSAAYLGGVADEVLSLVTNVFLVIPTFPLIIILATYAGKGTLLVVLIVLVVTGWSYGANQLRAQTLSLRNRDFLEAARVRGERRSYIIVVEVLPTMTSLIVANFLGAALYSVLTAAGLQFLGLGDPNSISWGTMLYWAQSQQALQTGLPQWSIAPGLCVALLGASFALLNYAFDEISNPALRPVRRQRARRTRA